Within the Oncorhynchus tshawytscha isolate Ot180627B unplaced genomic scaffold, Otsh_v2.0 Un_scaffold_1528_pilon_pilon, whole genome shotgun sequence genome, the region AAGATAAAAATAGCTGATACCATGCAAACCAATGAGTGGTTGGAACTTTAAAACCAAACatctcagaatcatctttttgcagatagaaccttacagTCCTACTCTCTTGGTTTGCTTGATGATGCAcgagtggagaaggagagtctCATGTCATAGAAGTGAATTTGTTTCCAcatttcctttcctcccctcctcttgaTTACCTTTCAACTTTTTCAAAAAATAGAGGGGACAAGGGAGTTAGTAAAACCAATTGAGaatctcccagtgtctctctacaAGCAGCACCCTGTGCTACCTGTTGGTCATAAATCATTGAATCAGATTAAGGGATGCCAATTTCACATACAGAGAAAAGATTCCGTTCTGCCCCGAAGGCATGGAAAGTAAACCCTGATACGGCAGTCAAATGAGGGGATATAATACACAGTAGACTGGAGAGAATAACATCCTCTAGTATCACACTTTACTGCTGTGATATAAAAAACATCCATTTATAAACTTTATACAGTTTTGACACATTTCCACCGAGGCGATCTGCTCCAACCTCTTcagcctcagtgtgtgtgtgggtgtctttcagaggggttgggataaagCAGAACACACATTTCCATTGGACATTCATAGACATTGAACAATAAGAGATGCTCATCTTAATTTGGGTTAGTCCTACCTGAACTGCGTTCCCTCCCAGAGAGCGATCCAGCTCCACAGTTAGGAAGGCTGAAGCTGTGAGCTCATCTAGAGTGCTGCTAGCCCCCTGCCTGCCACAGGAAGTATTGGGAtcaatccatccacccacccatccaaccaatcaaccaaccaaccaatcaatctaATTGAAAATATAAGTACAGGTCTACCAGACTGACCAGGTGTAGATGATCTGTCCTCTCTTATATGTATAGAGGATGATGTAACAGTCTCCTCCATAGAACTGACCATAAGTCTTTGGGTAAACTGGGACTCGACCACTGCTCTCCACTCTGAAGATCTGGAACATGAAACATGCATCTGGCTGGTTATTCTACTATCATTTGTTTAACAATCTATGTGATTGGGATTGTCAGTGGAATAAAACACCTGACTCATTTGTACATTAGCATGTATTAGGATATATGCTAATTCACTCCTTGTAACACCTGCGTAATGAGGAAGCTTGCCTGATACCTGAAGGCCTGTGTTAGTGTCCCGACCTATAGCTTAGAccttagctcagtgggctaaccaCGTCTTGTGGTGGTAACACTTGGTCCTGTACCTGAGTGTCCCCTGTGCCGTCGTCCACCATGTTATGCTGGGCTGCCATGCTTTGGGACTCATGGAGCTTGGAGGCATCGAACTCCACCTGATGTATCTTAGCAATCCTCTCGGTCACAAATACTTTTCCGAACCCCTCGCTCTGGTTCTTATCCCTCCACCCCTGGAAGAACTGTTTGAAGATAGGAGTCTCCCCACCCTCTGGAAGTACCTGGATCTGGAGATAAAGAGTTGTTCCTATGAACGTCAGGGTTGGGGATCAACTCCCCTTCAGTCCCGATCAGTTTAGCAGGACGTGAACTGACATGATATTTGAGTCACGAGTTGATTCAACCAAATGATTCAAACATAGCAATTATGACTGATGCTAGATGGATGATAACGAGCATGAACCTGTGTGTTAGGTGGGTAGCCCATCTGCTTGATGAAGCCCTCAGCAGTCTTCATGGCAGTCTTCCTCTCGCTGGGGTTGGCGTTACGGCCTTTATGGGTGATGTTGGATGATTCATGCAGAAGAAGAGGTACATAAAAGGTGGGAGGTATAAAAGGATGAGGGATGAATTTAGATGATTTGTCAAGATAAAGATGTTCAGCAGTTTAAATACGTACCTTTCCAGATGAAGATCATCCTGCTCTTCCCGTGGTCCAGGATGAAGCACTCATCAGACAGCAGATGGCTCTGAGAGAACGGGTTCTCCTCTGAGACCAGGGTCACCTGCATCGCTCCGGATGCATCAGATACCTGGAAGGAACAACAACGAGATgagtttgaatgtgtgtgtgtgtgtgtgtgtgtgtgtgtgtgtaagagtgtgaCCATACCATGTAGAGTTTGGCCATCTTCCTGTTGGAGATATCTGCCACCATATCGTCATTGTCATCACCTTCTGGTAGATTTGGCTTGTTGCCGAGGACCTGTTAGTGTTGACAGGTAAAAACACAAAGACAAAAACCACGAAGATAACATTGACAATGGAGATAGCGAAATGATGGCACACAAAAGTAGATTACTTAACTGTCATACAGTTTTGCAGCTAATTTCAATTGAAGAGTGCAAACACTAGACTAGGGAATGAAAGTTAAATGTTGTGTTGAATGAACATCTGTCACCTCAGTTAACGTAGAgggctctctcccttcctccacgaCAACCAGTTTTGCTCTGCCATTCCTCTCATTGTCACGGATACCGGCAGCCACCTGTGCTGCCTTCAGGAGCTCAAACTTGTTGCACTCTGAACCGCACCACTGGTAGATAAcctagagacaggtaacagatATGGTTCAGTTGGAAAGAGGGCTGTTGCACACTTTATGAAGTTCCAGTTGCATAAAGGCTTTAGCTTCGAGGGCTAACTAACACAATCTTGTGGCAATCAGACAACCCCGGTTCAAAACCAGTGGGTCACTGTTGGGTCACCACAGGGTCACTGCTTCTGGCAATATTCAAACAGAAGAGAATAACTTTCGAATTGAATTAGGTAAACATTAGAATACCTTGTATATCAAATTATCTTGATACCCACCTTAAGTCAACATACCACAGGCCGTCATATGTTTGGGATTTAATAAGAAATCAAGCCGAACGGACAATGTTTGTGTTTCAGCAGAATTTGAAGTTTGCTTACACAGTGAAGTCTAGGCAATGAGTCAGATTTCTCAGGATAGTGACAGTCAAACAAATTAACTGTTGTTACAGGGCCACTGAGGGCACTACCATATGTGCCATGAAAGTCTGGACCTCTTGGCAGAGGCAGTGTTACTACCATAGACACTCTATCATTGATACATGTTCTATATCTATATGGTAAACTCTCACATAGAGGGAGGCCAGAGTACAATCTACCGATCCATCAATGACTTAATCAGTCAATCGgtagatcaatcaatcaaaacatACTGCTCCCAGGTCCACGATGAAGCAGTCCCCTCTGTTGAAGCTGGACCAGTTGAGGGTGACCTCGGTTGCCCTGACGACACGGCGACCTTTGATGTGGAATAGTCTCAGAGCTGACAGGTCGTTGGTGACCACGTGATGGAACCCAGAGGCCACTCCTCCGGCCTAGAATAGAAcaggatagaatagaatagaataaaatagagtagaatagaaaagAGTAGATTAGGATAGAATACTTTATTGCCCTCGAGGGAATTTGTCTTTGCTCAGTTTAAAAGCAGTTCAAGACGCAGATGTACATACGTATTATACATCACATACAAAACAAGGTACACAGTTACGTAGTACCCAACACAAACATCCCTGAGACAACATACAAAACAAGGTACACAGTTACGTAGTACCCAACACAAACATCCCTGAGACAACATACAAAAGGAAATGTCAGGGCCTATAAGTACCCTATGAGGTTGAACAAGGGTAGCGTGTCAAGTATTTTCCTTCTAGCGATTAGGCAATATTACGGAAAACCACAAAATGTTCAGGACCAAGAAAACAAACAACGTGTGGAACACAGAACTGTTTTCCTTTTCCCTCTACACCAAGCTCCTTTTCCCTCTACACCAAGCTCCTTTTCCCTCTACACCAAGCTCCTTTTCCCTCTACACCAAGCTCCTTTTCCCTCTACACCAAGCTCCTTTTCCCTCTACACCAAGCTCCTTTTCCCTCTACACCAAGCTCCTTTTCCCTCTACACCAAGCTTTTCCCCTTTTCCCTCTACACCAAGCTCCTTTTCCTTTTCCCTCTACACCAAGCTCCTTTTTTTCCTTTTCCCTCTACACCAAGCTCCTTTTCCCTCTACACCAAGCTCCCCTTTTCCCTCTACACCAAGCTCCTTTTCCCTCTTTTACACCAAGCTCCTTTTCCCTCTACACCAAGCTCCTTTTCCCTCTACACCAAGCTCCTTTTCCCTCTACACCAAGCTCCTTTTCCCTCTACACCAAGCTCCTTTTCTCTCTACACCAAGCTCCTTTTCCCTCTACACCAAGCTCCTTTTCCCTCTACACCAAGCTCCTTTTCCCTCTACACCAAGCTCCTTTTCCCTCTACACCAAGCTCCTTTTCCCTCTACACCAAGCTCCTTTTCCATCCCATGAGTCACTGTTGCTGCCCATGGTCAGGGTCAAACAAAACGTTGCAACAAGTGATTATTGAATAGCAGACCTTCAGCATATGATGCCCAGGGTCTGACATGTAAAATGTGGCAAATGGAATGAATGTTCACTGCTAAAAAATAAGTGTGCGTTCTGGTTCAGTATGACACCATATACTCTAGTAGTAAATAGCAGTAACACAGATAAAGGAACAAATCTAATATTAGTGAAATAAAATGCATCAGTAAAACAATACCGTACTTTGTATGTGATGCCTCCCTTGAAGTAGCGTGTGAAGGCGGTGGACTCGAACCCCTGCAGTTCTCGGTACTGGACAGGCTTCCCTCCTAGGAAATCATCCAGCTGAACAGTAAAGATGGCCGCCGCCGTGCTCTCGTCCTGGCTGCACTCCTTACCTGAGGAGAGAGCATGAGTGGTACAGCACTTAAATACAATATGATAAATGTTAGTATGAAATGAGAGACTGTTCAAGTTTAGACAGAGGAACTTTAGCACAACTTCAGCACAAACTGCCTGGTTGATGTTATGACTCTAATGCTCATAGTATGCTTTATTTTAGTACTTTAATGCATTTTCACTCTGCAACAGAGTCTACCAGCTTTGCATGTTGCCATTGTAAATGTATGGGTGGCTGTACACCACCCATACATTACAACAACGTACGGGTGGCTGTACACCACCCATACATTACAACAACGTACGGGTGGCTGTACACCACCCATACATTACAACAACGTACGGGTGGCTGTACACCACCCATACATTACAACAACGTACGGGTGGCTGTACACCACCCATACATTACAACAACGTACGGGTGGCTGTACACCACCCATACATTACAACAACGTACAGGTGGCTGTACACCACCCATACATTACAACAACGTACGGGTGGCTGTACACCACCCATACATTACAACAACGTACGGGTGGCTGTACACCACCCATACATTACAACAACGTACGGGTGGCTGTACACCACCCATACATTACAACAACCTACGGGTGGCTGTACACCACCCATACATTACAACAACCTACGGGTGGCTGTACACCACCCATACATTACAACAAAGTACGGGTGGCTGTACACCACCCATAAATTACAACAACGTACAGGTGGCTGTACACCACCCATACATTACAACAACGTACAGGTGGCTGTACACCACCCATACATTACAACAACGTACGGGTGGCTGTACACCACCCATACATTACAACAACGTACGGGTGGCTGTACACCACCCATACATTACAACAACGTACGGGTGGCTGTACACCACCCATACATTACAACAAAGTACGGGTGGCTGTACACCACCCATACATTACAACAACGTACGGGTGGCTGTACACCACCCATACATTACAACAACGTACTGTagttcaggcagtaggaagctctctcatccatttatatgcagataatacagtattatactcagctggcccctcccaggATTTTGTGTGAAactctctacaacaaagctttctcaGTGTCCaaaaagctttctctgcccttaaccttgttctgaacacctccaaaaaaaaggtcatgtggtttggtaagaagaatgcccttctccccacaggtgtgattattACATCTGAGGGTTtaaagcttgaggtagtcacctcatacaagtacttgggagtatggctagatggtacactgtccttctcttagcacatatcaaagctgcaggctaaagttaaatctagacttggtttcctctatcgtaattgctcctctttcaccccagctgccaaactaaccctgattcatgccatcctacccatgctagattacggagatgtaatttatagattgcAGGTAACGGTGCTCTatagcggctagatgttctttaccattcgtcCATCAGATATGCAACCAATGCTCCTTAGAAGGAAAAATCAacgcactctatactcctctgtaaactggtcatctctgtttacccgtcgcaagacccactggttgatgcgcatttataaaaccctcttaggcctcactcccccctatctgagatatctactgcaaccctcatcctccacattcaacacccgttctgccactCACAATCTGTTAAAaatccccaaagcacacacatccttgggtcgctcgtcttttcagttcactgcagctagcgactggaacgagctgcaacaaacactttcttcattcaaagactcaatcatggacactcttactgacagttgtatcTGCTTCGCGTCATGTattattgtctctaccttcttgacctttgtgctgttgtctgtgcccaataatgtttttatttcccaataatgtttgtaccatattttgtgctgctactgtaccatgttgtgctgctgccatgttgtgttgctaccaagttgttgtcatgtggtgttgctactgtaccatgttgtgttgtcatgtgttgttgctactgtaccatgttgtgttgtcatgtgttgttgctactgtaccatgttgtgttgtcatgtggtgttgctactgtaccatgttgtgttgtcatgtggtgttgctactgtaccatgttgtgttgtcatgtggtgttgctactgtaccatgttgtgttgtcatgtggtgttgctactgtaccatgttgtgttgtcatgtggtgttgctactgtaccatgttgtgttgtcatgtggtgttgctactgtaccatgttgtgttgtcatgtggtgttgctactgtaccatgttgtgttgtcatgtgttgttgctactgtaccatgttgtgttgtcatgtggtgttgctactgtaccatgttgtgttgtcatgtggtgttgctactgtaccatgttgtgttgtcatgtggtgttgctactgtaccatgttgtgttgtcatgtggtgttgctactgtaccatgttgtgttgtcatgtggtgttgctactgtaccatgttgtgttgtcatgtggtgttgctactgtaccatgttgtgttgtcatgtggtgttgctactgtaccatgttgtgttgtcatgtggtgttgctactgtaccatgttgtgttgtcatgtggtgttgctactgtaccatgttgtgttgtcatgtggtgttgctactgtaccatgttgtgttgtcatgtggtgttgctactgtaccatgttgtgttgtcatgtggtgttgctactgtaccatgttgtgttgtcatgtggtgttgctactgtaccatgttgtgttgtcatgtggtgttgctactgtaccatgttgtgttgtcatgtggtgttgctactgtaccatgttgtgttgtcatgtggtgttgctactgtaccatgttgtgttgtcatgtgttgttgctactgtaccatgttgtgttgtcatgtgttgcatgCGCTgtcaggtctctctttatgtagtgttgtggtgtctctcttgtcgtgatgtgtgtttagtcctatatttgttttttaaaatcccaGCCCTGTCCTTGCacgaggccttttgccttttggtaaataagaatttgttcttaactgactagttaaataaaggttaaatacaaaataaacaccACTACAGAGGTTTAATCCCAGGATCTGGCATCCTGTTCGGGATACCTTGAAGGCCTCATGGTTAACAGTCCATGTCATACCAAGTCATAATGAGGAAGAAATTAAAGCTCATAGCAGCAAGCAAAATGGCAAGGAAGCCTATCGGAGGCCCATTAGTGTCGTTTCTGGTtaatgattcatgatgatgatgatgggggggatgcgggaggagaggaaggacaacCTAACATCTTAGTGGTGCTATTGATGTTTGTATTCAGATGGGAGTTggtgagtggggagagagagagcgagagagagatgtgtcAAGGAAGGAAGCTAGTGTTACAGATCAGTAGACTTGACTTGCATGGTTCCATAGCTCCACCACAACAGCTGTACAACACCATGTTTCTACAATAATCTACCTTAATCTGACAGTACTCTCAGGTAGTGTGTACTCTGAGACAGCTGAACAGAGTAGTTACTCAAAGGTTCATGAAACACCTTGATTGTTTTCCAGAGTGGCTATAGTCCTGATAGGAAGGAAAAACATCACCATCCCATGATGTGTGCAAAGATGACTGATATAGTTTACGACCTCTACCTGGAATGTCCTTATCTCAGAATCTTAAAATCTGAGAATTGTCCAGGAAGCGTCAGGATATGGCAACTCGCCTGGCCTTTAACCAGATAATCACTTTTGTTTCCTACTTCAggcaaaaccttttttttttttttagctcagCTGATGACAAAATTGGTTGACTTTCTTCTGTCTACAGTAACAGACTACAGCACCTCAAGGGCTCACACAGTTGTGAAATGACAGTGACACTACTATGGGGGACAAtaacacatacactgagtgtacgaaacattaggaacacctcttCTTCCTTGACATAGACAGGCCAGGTGAATCcaaatgaaagctatgatcccttattgatgtcacttgttaaatccacttcaatcagtgtagatgaaggggaggagacaggttaaagaaggatcttTTAGCCTCGAGAAAATTGAGATATGGATtacgtatgtgtgccattcagagtgtgaatggcCACGGAGTATTAACTGAAACATTTAACTGAAAACCACATAATAGTGATTATTGTATCCATTTCTCAACCATCTTTCTCAACATCGTTAGCATCCTATATCTGAATTTGTGGTGTCACCATTCCTTCTCCAATACAAGCCAAAccatctctctggttctgtctTGTATGTACAACCTGTTCTTCTCCTGTATGAATACATCTACACAGATATGATCCTATGACGAACTGAATGTGTTATAACACTGTTAGTACCGTATGGCCTTTGATGCTAAGTTGTTTTTTGACAATGTATTTATTAATGTTAATGACAATATTATGATAAAATGATGCTGTTGATTTCAGCCTGTAGATATAAAACGTTAACATCTATGAGGCACTCCCTAAAATATGTTCACATTCATCTCCAATGTTTGATAAGCCTCTGTCAGTAAACAAATCATCCAGCATGTGACATCCTGCTGAACAGCCTGAGGAAACACGCactaaagcacacacacacacacacacacacactctctcacccaGCCAGTAGTGCAGATCGTAGAAGCAGCTATCCCGCTGTTTGACAGTGTGGAGGACCACATACGCGTCCCCAACATAGAAGTTCCCGTGCAGGTTCTCAGGCACAGGGACCAGCTCCATCTTCTCTATCCTCCATATCTGGAGACCGGCTGCCTTGCCTGCCTTGTCAAACTCCCTGTGGTAGAGCACCATGGTTCCTTTGGTTGTCTGATAGCAGAAGAGGGATGGCTGGATGTGGATCCCAGGTGTGGTGAGATGAGCGTAGGGTGAGAGAGGACCTCGGAGTGCTGCTCTGTTCTCTGTTTGGTCATGGGGAGGAGTGAGTCAATAGCAGCAGTGTGCAGGGCTATAAGTTGGAGGCTGAGAAGGGGTGGGTGTGTCTTAGATGCTgccaaagtacacacacacacaaacacagtctgtggTGGTTTTTACACTTGTTTTTACTATACATGCatattactgtctctattcatacTCAGTGTTTCCAGTTAAGGTGCTGCTCTAATAAATGTATCACATCATAATATTAGGTTTTAAATAACTTGCATTCAGATCGATAGAgatgtgtcacgatcgtcgtaaggagcggaccaaaatgcagcgtggtgtgTGTTCAtgatgtgttcatgatgattttttaattaaagaagCACTGaacacaaactatacaaaacaataaacgaataacaAGCGTGAggctataatgagaactgtgctgaacacaagcaactaacatagacaatcacccacaactcacaatcacccacaagccactatgacaaaacaggctacctaaatatggctcccaatcagagacaatgactaacacctgcctctgattgagaaccatatcaggccaaacacagaaacagacaaactagacatccaacatagaatgcccactcagatcacaccctgccaaaacaaaacatagaaacatacaaagcaaactatggtcagggtgtgacaagatgTGTATCTTGTAGTTTCAACACAGCTCAGCAGTGTGTGGTTATTTGTCGCTGCACTTATGAATATAGAGAACCAGAAAAAAAATCCCCACAATTGGATCAGTTGTTTAATATTAGACTGGTCTCTGAAGGTTATGGCTTAGGGGAGTTCAAGGTGTCTCCAATGGTATTCGAAACGTATAGATTTACCAGCCATACCTGCTCCATTCCAACACATTTCGCAAGCATTTTCCTCACAAGTCTTGAAATACTATGATAGTGTGTAGTACAACTACTCACTACTAACTACTACGGAAGTGTTCGATTACAAGACCGATCTGTTAATGTTGTGTAACAAATCTGTTTCGagtattgtttttttcccctaaaAGTAATTTTATTTTCATGTCGGTGAAGCTTGTGACCAGTTTCCACTTAGTGTCTATTAATGTGAGCgatagaagaggaggagacagtcaAGAGATGGATCCTTTATCAtggatttatttagattttttatttttatttaacctttttttaaataaattaccaAAATAaactaccaaaaggcaaaaaagcctcctgcggggatgggggctgggattaaaaataatatatatatataaatataggacaaaacttatcacgacaagagagacaacacaacactacacaaagagagacctacgtaagacaacaacatagcaagtcagcaacacatgacaacacagcatggtagcaacacaacatgacaacaacatggtagcaacacaacatgacaacaacatggtagtaacacaacatggtagcagcacaaaacatggtccaaacattattgggcacagacaacaacacaaagggcaagaagctagagacaacaatacaccaCGCAAAGCAgatacaactgtcagtaagagtgttcaTGATTGAGTCATTGATCGaaaagattgagataaaactgtccagtttgagtgtttgttgcagctcgttccagtcgctagctgcagcgaactgaaaagaggagtaacccagggatgtgtgtgctttggggaccattAACAGAATGCGACTGGCAGAACGGGTCTTGCGACATGTATACAGAGAGTTTACAGAGTTTACAGacgagtatagagtgcagtgatgtgtcctataaggagcattggtggcaaatctgatggccaaatggtaaagaacatctagccactagaGAGTAACCTTACCTGCAATCTATAAATgacgtaatctagcatgggtaggatggtcatatGAATCAGGGTTTGTTttgcagctggggtgaaagaggagcaattacgatagaggaaaccaagtctagattttactttagcctgcagctttgatatgtgctgtgagaagtgtactgtctagccatactcccaagtacttgtatgaggtgactacctcaagctttaAACCTTCAGatgtagtaatcacacctgtggggagaagggcattcttcttaccaaaccacataacctttgttttggagtgttcagaacaaggttaagggtcgAGAAAGCTTTTTGGACACGAAGAAAgttttgttgtagagcatttaacacaaaatccggggagggaccagctgagtataagactgtatcatctgcatataaatgaatgagagagcttcctactgcctgagctatgttgttcaTGTAAATTGAGAGGAGCGTGGGGCCTAGGgccgagccttggggtactcccttggtgattGGCAGTGGCAGAGACAGTATATTTTCTGacattatacactgcactctttgagagaggtggttagcaaaccaggccaagcaggctcagagacaccaatactccttaagCCCatcacaagaatggaatggtctaccgtatcaaaagctttggccaagtcaataaaaatagcagcacaacattgcttacaATCAAAGACAATG harbors:
- the LOC112229601 gene encoding adseverin-like; the encoded protein is MVLYHREFDKAGKAAGLQIWRIEKMELVPVPENLHGNFYVGDAYVVLHTVKQRDSCFYDLHYWLGKECSQDESTAAAIFTVQLDDFLGGKPVQYRELQGFESTAFTRYFKGGITYKAGGVASGFHHVVTNDLSALRLFHIKGRRVVRATEVTLNWSSFNRGDCFIVDLGAVIYQWCGSECNKFELLKAAQVAAGIRDNERNGRAKLVVVEEGREPSTLTEVLGNKPNLPEGDDNDDMVADISNRKMAKLYMVSDASGAMQVTLVSEENPFSQSHLLSDECFILDHGKSRMIFIWKGRNANPSERKTAMKTAEGFIKQMGYPPNTQIQVLPEGGETPIFKQFFQGWRDKNQSEGFGKVFVTERIAKIHQVEFDASKLHESQSMAAQHNMVDDGTGDTQIFRVESSGRVPVYPKTYGQFYGGDCYIILYTYKRGQIIYTWQGASSTLDELTASAFLTVELDRSLGGNAVQVRVSQGKEPAHLLSLFKDKPLIVYKSGTSRIGGQAPAALTRLFQVRRNLGTITRIAEVEAEAGSLNSNDAYLLKMPAGQSYLWVGKGAIEDEERGARYLSQVLKCQTQRIVEGQEPADLWAALGGKKEYQTSERLESSRTQQPRLFACSNKTGRFIIEEVPGEFSQEDLAEDDVMLLDVWDQVFIWIGKDANEVEKTESVKSAKTYIETDPGARDKRTAIVMVKQGHEPPTFTGWFLGWDTARWDSHTVARTMKTLQI